One Schistocerca cancellata isolate TAMUIC-IGC-003103 chromosome 1, iqSchCanc2.1, whole genome shotgun sequence genomic region harbors:
- the LOC126174883 gene encoding GATA zinc finger domain-containing protein 14-like, producing the protein MATDTRIRSSVLSRGCRCSKRDGLPHECRCPPELKGDSPQIGAGDHPCPPPEPQFQQGAGAGDASQDYCQQMPSDGYYSGGSVPTTPRDAAMPQGQNAQFGNQGDNEPQHQGHSNPGIGHNPHNSPLDNAVYSSGDNQVTDATHHHNNPGHMNTFGNPGSQVDGAGNFPHVHSDNPHGQYVPAQGNPHSLSSPRDAVHNNPHHMSHGNPGTEISHGNPHQMNPNYLHGNPHQAEHGNPHNPGHNNPGTINNPYHAGHDNQMNFSNPHSGTHGNPHATNTVNNPHMTHNPGPMEISNNPGTHIQGQTMGNPQAMNPGHPHHAGHGNPHQMNPHSGHGNPHQMNPHSGHGNPHQANPGHGNPHQANPGHGNPHQANPGHGNPHPMNPGHPPHTGHGNPHPMNPGHPPHTGHGNPHPGHMPHHGTSMPYDAGAAGETSTYGNPHGQYSGNPHGVNTPNPGHTHGNPTENHNPHSGYQHNNPHQTSGNPSKAPDYPYEGYPPQVLPPSPKHNQMYPSHAAHGHHNPGTAHQFNANNPGYAHHMGHHENYGQQYPPNANNMHNHPNNQHYPHSGNMHNNPNQMFQHNMTHSHSQGDVVHNPHQYNYQHNPNVHGGNPHYGHQGTSGAGVHNPGTHMGHPHHQGPHDTMGNPHMGHHGYPQNNMQGGFNPHASPSQVHNFGMHGNPGQWNANQGYQQFQGQHGYGNHPGGGQMNTFNSQSHYGNQAAY; encoded by the coding sequence ATGGCCACAGACACCAGGATCCGCTCAAGTGTGCTGAGCAGAGGCTGCCGCTGCAGCAAACGGGACGGCTTACCACACGAATGCCGCTGTCCACCAGAACTCAAGGGTGACAGTCCACAGATTGGCGCTGGAGACCATCCATGTCCTCCGCCGGAGCCACAGTTCCAGCAGGGTGCTGGAGCCGGAGACGCCTCTCAGGACTACTGCCAGCAGATGCCTTCAGACGGCTACTACAGTGGTGGCTCTGTCCCCACCACACCCCGAGACGCAGCTATGCCCCAAGGGCAGAATGCACAGTTCGGAAATCAGGGAGATAACGAACCACAGCACCAGGGGCACAGCAATCCGGGAATAGGACACAATCCACATAACAGTCCTTTGGACAATGCTGTCTATAGTTCTGGCGATAACCAGGTTACTGATGCCACTCATCACCATAATAATCCAGGCCATATGAACACTTTTGGAAACCCTGGTAGCCAAGTGGATGGAGCTGGTAATTTTCCTCATGTACACTCTGACAATCCACATGGACAGTATGTACCTGCTCAGGGTAATCCTCATTCACTCAGCAGTCCTCGTGATGCAGTTCACAATAACCCACATCACATGAGTCATGGCAATCCAGGAACCGAAATTTCACATGGAAATCCCCATCAAATGAATCCTAATTACCTGCATGGAAACCCCCATCAAGCTGAACATGGTAACCCCCACAATCCTGGTCACAACAATCCAGGAACTATCAATAATCCATACCATGCTGGACATGACAATCAAATGAATTTCAGTAACCCACACTCAGGCACTCATGGTAATCCTCATGCCACCAATACTGTCAATAACCCACATATGACACACAACCCTGGGCCAATGGAGATCTCAAATAATCCTGGTACTCACATACAAGGACAAACTATGGGAAATCCCCAAGCAATGAATCCTGGCCACCCACATCATGCTGGTCATGGAAATCCACATCAAATGAACCCTCATTCTGGTCATGGAAATCCCCATCAAATGAACCCTCATTCTGGTCATGGAAATCCCCATCAAGCGAATCCCGGTCATGGAAATCCCCATCAAGCGAATCCCGGTCATGGAAATCCCCATCAAGCGAATCCCGGTCATGGAAATCCCCATCCAATGAACCCTGGCCACCCACCTCATACCGGTCATGGAAATCCCCATCCAATGAACCCAGGCCACCCACCTCACACTGGCCATGGAAATCCCCATCCTGGTCACATGCCACACCATGGCACAAGTATGCCTTATGATGCAGGTGCCGCTGGAGAGACCTCGACTTATGGTAACCCTCATGGACAGTATTCAGGCAATCCACATGGAGTAAATACTCCAAATCCAGGTCATACTCATGGTAACCCAACAGAAAACCATAATCCTCATTCAGGTTATCAGCATAATAACCCTCACCAGACCTCAGGGAACCCTAGCAAGGCACCAGACTATCCATATGAAGGGTACCCACCACAGGTACTGCCCCCAAGTCCTAAGCATAATCAGATGTACCCATCTCACGCAGCTCACGGACATCACAACCCTGGTACAGCTCACCAGTTTAATGCAAACAATCCTGGATATGCCCATCACATGGGGCATCATGAAAACTATGGCCAACAGTATCCACCAAATGCTAATAACATGCACAATCATCCAAACAACCAACATTACCCACATTCAGGCAACATGCATAACAATCCAAATCAAATGTTCCAACATAATATGACCCACTCTCATTCTCAAGGTGATGTTGTCCATAATCCACATCAATATAATTATCAACACAATCCCAACGTGCATGGGGGAAATCCTCATTACGGCCATCAGGGTACATCTGGCGCTGGTGTTCACAATCCTGGTACCCACATGGGACATCCACACCATCAGGGACCACATGATACCATGGGAAATCCTCATATGGGGCACCATGGCTACCCACAAAACAATATGCAGGGTGGTTTCAATCCTCATGCTTCACCTAGTCAAGTCCATAATTTCGGCATGCATGGCAAtccaggtcagtggaatgcaaaccAGGGATACCAACAATTCCAAGGGCAACATGGCTATGGGAACCACCCTGGTGGCGGTCAGATGAATACATTTAACAGTCAATCACATTATGGTAACCAAGCAGCATATTAA